A single window of Sphingobacterium sp. ML3W DNA harbors:
- a CDS encoding DUF1080 domain-containing protein, with amino-acid sequence MKRNFLMAIGCSMLLFASPIFAQKKSQNTFTPLFDGKTFEGWRVLGGNAKYSIEDGVIVGEMTKGTPNSFLATDKEYGDFILELEFKIEGTETNSGVQIRSHINPQGNKGRGRVFGKQVEIDPSERAWCGGLYEEGTDRSWIYPLGLYEPAQKAFKADQFNKLRIEAIGDEVHVWMNDQPTAAVIDTIDRKGIIALQVHSIPERLNGKKVYFKNINIKTEALSFTKLPKDMFIVNLKKNNLSPDEKKSGVKLLFNGVNNNGWRSIDAAHFPKKGWQVKDGEIMVLKSDGGEATNGRDIITEKQYRAFDLSFEFQLTPGANSGVKYFVTLKEQTKGSAIGLEYQILDNEKHPDAKMGKDGNRTMASLYDLITSSRDGRAPREIGEWNRGRIVVTPDNQVTHYLNGIKMLTYKRGSADFKKIVSGSKYKDWPNFGEAEKGHILLQDHGDAVRFRSIKIKELK; translated from the coding sequence ATGAAAAGAAACTTTTTAATGGCAATAGGCTGCAGTATGCTCTTATTTGCATCGCCAATTTTTGCCCAAAAGAAATCACAGAATACGTTTACCCCATTATTTGATGGGAAAACCTTTGAAGGCTGGCGCGTATTGGGAGGAAATGCGAAGTACAGTATAGAAGATGGTGTCATCGTAGGAGAAATGACCAAAGGTACACCCAATTCCTTTTTAGCAACAGATAAAGAGTACGGTGATTTTATCTTGGAACTTGAGTTCAAAATTGAAGGAACAGAAACCAATTCAGGAGTTCAGATCCGAAGTCATATCAATCCACAAGGGAATAAGGGGCGTGGCCGTGTATTCGGAAAACAGGTAGAAATCGATCCAAGTGAAAGGGCTTGGTGCGGTGGACTATATGAAGAAGGTACAGATAGAAGTTGGATCTATCCGTTGGGTTTATATGAACCTGCTCAAAAAGCATTTAAAGCGGATCAATTTAATAAACTTAGGATAGAGGCTATTGGTGATGAGGTGCATGTATGGATGAACGATCAGCCAACGGCTGCTGTTATCGACACCATTGATAGAAAAGGGATCATTGCACTGCAAGTGCATAGCATACCAGAGCGCTTAAATGGTAAAAAAGTTTATTTTAAAAACATAAATATCAAGACAGAAGCACTCTCTTTTACCAAACTTCCGAAGGATATGTTCATTGTCAACCTCAAGAAAAATAATCTTTCACCTGATGAGAAAAAATCTGGTGTGAAGTTGTTGTTCAATGGCGTGAACAACAATGGCTGGCGCAGTATCGATGCTGCACATTTTCCTAAAAAAGGGTGGCAAGTGAAAGATGGTGAAATCATGGTTTTAAAATCGGATGGTGGCGAAGCAACCAACGGCAGAGACATCATCACCGAAAAACAGTACCGCGCATTTGATCTTTCTTTTGAATTTCAATTGACTCCTGGAGCGAATAGTGGTGTGAAATATTTTGTCACTCTAAAAGAGCAAACGAAAGGATCGGCTATTGGCTTAGAATATCAAATTTTAGATAATGAAAAACATCCGGATGCTAAAATGGGTAAAGACGGCAATCGTACTATGGCTTCATTATATGATTTGATTACATCGAGTCGCGATGGAAGAGCGCCAAGAGAAATTGGCGAATGGAATAGAGGGCGTATCGTTGTTACGCCAGATAATCAAGTCACGCATTATTTGAACGGAATTAAAATGCTTACCTATAAACGTGGTTCAGCAGATTTCAAGAAAATTGTTTCAGGTAGTAAATATAAAGATTGGCCTAATTTCGGCGAAGCTGAAAAAGGGCATATTCTACTACAGGATCATGGTGATGCAGTTCGTTTTAGAAGTATTAAAATCAAGGAGCTGAAATAA
- a CDS encoding M60 family metallopeptidase: MNLKSYIILIALSIFFVQCKNNPFEIDEPIPVKYEPGIPDEIEGDSLIKIVSGTASSFQQGEGIELSFDGDLKTIYHSPWSGSKLPITLEFNFGEPQDIDYLVYKPRTNSNNGLIGEFELWYLADGSSEYTKVGDYDFQQQARVATITFSDVIKDVQSFKFVVKTGYNNFVSCAEMEFYQKGAGIEGLSEIFADETCSELKAGVGQLQINAMKNSFFKAIAQSLHHKNYPGEFRIQEYQAYPSVQSTAKSLKIGQYNPFENPTGIYFSAGSEVVILVGDTKGEEVSLKVHDFDSHADGSYNLKMGLNKVKITNDGLGYISFYTDNYKTALPVKIHIPSAEVNGYFDKSKHNREDWTKLLNASVAGFFDIKGEYVNLAYSTPELKLYCDDGLALINFYDEVVKMEFDIMGLTKYNKIPKNHMFGRTVESGLFADGWGAAFARNTMKELANPEVLKTKGIWAIAHEFGHVNQIRPGLKWVGTTEVTNNIYSVMLRYHFTPNNLNLEQERVNDGDNNHVLGGRFNSFLNYGVVKGEQWQCQKGQDKMTGYENGGDPFVKLSPIWQLLLYYDIAEGTSWRKQGWYADVAEIVRNSNESNLSNGQLQLNFMKNVCDIVQEDLTDFFVKVGMLKPIDKLIEDYTKAQLTITQADCDQLIQYAKKYNKPKSPVVYYLTANSLDAYQKQLSVIGNFNQGVTMQMDKGYGYIDHNVWKNVAVFETYKGDELVKVAMVGTDSPDKSSTLVRYPQDATRIEAVAWNGDRTLVYGNR; encoded by the coding sequence ATGAACTTGAAATCATATATAATACTTATAGCACTGTCAATCTTCTTTGTGCAATGTAAAAATAATCCTTTTGAAATTGATGAGCCTATCCCTGTTAAATATGAGCCTGGGATACCTGATGAGATTGAGGGCGATAGTCTGATAAAAATTGTAAGTGGAACGGCATCATCTTTTCAACAAGGTGAGGGAATTGAACTATCTTTTGACGGTGATTTAAAAACGATATACCATTCCCCTTGGAGTGGTAGCAAACTTCCGATTACATTGGAATTTAACTTTGGTGAACCTCAAGATATAGATTATTTGGTCTATAAACCAAGAACAAATAGTAACAATGGCCTCATAGGAGAGTTTGAATTGTGGTATTTGGCGGATGGAAGTTCGGAATATACCAAAGTTGGGGATTACGATTTTCAACAACAGGCAAGGGTTGCAACCATTACTTTCTCTGATGTGATAAAAGATGTACAATCTTTTAAATTTGTTGTAAAGACCGGGTATAATAATTTTGTTAGCTGTGCTGAAATGGAATTCTATCAAAAAGGAGCAGGAATTGAAGGGTTATCTGAAATCTTTGCTGATGAAACTTGTTCTGAATTGAAAGCTGGCGTTGGTCAATTGCAAATCAATGCAATGAAAAACTCATTCTTTAAGGCAATTGCACAGAGTTTGCATCATAAAAATTACCCCGGTGAATTTAGGATCCAAGAGTATCAAGCTTATCCTAGTGTACAAAGTACTGCTAAATCTTTGAAAATAGGACAATATAACCCATTTGAAAACCCAACAGGTATCTATTTTTCTGCTGGATCTGAAGTCGTAATTCTTGTAGGAGATACAAAAGGAGAAGAAGTTTCACTTAAGGTACACGATTTCGATAGCCATGCTGATGGATCCTACAACTTAAAAATGGGTTTAAATAAAGTTAAGATTACCAATGATGGTCTTGGTTATATCTCTTTTTATACGGACAATTATAAAACAGCATTACCTGTTAAAATTCATATTCCAAGTGCAGAAGTGAATGGATATTTTGATAAATCAAAACATAACCGTGAGGATTGGACTAAATTATTAAATGCATCTGTTGCGGGTTTTTTTGATATTAAAGGAGAGTATGTAAATTTAGCTTATTCAACTCCTGAGCTTAAACTTTATTGTGATGATGGCCTTGCTTTGATTAATTTTTATGACGAGGTTGTTAAGATGGAATTCGACATCATGGGGCTTACTAAATATAATAAGATTCCAAAGAATCATATGTTTGGACGTACTGTTGAATCGGGTCTTTTTGCAGATGGATGGGGAGCGGCTTTTGCTAGAAATACAATGAAAGAATTGGCAAATCCTGAGGTTTTAAAAACGAAAGGAATTTGGGCGATAGCACATGAGTTTGGACATGTTAATCAAATAAGACCTGGATTGAAATGGGTAGGTACTACCGAAGTGACCAACAATATTTATTCCGTAATGTTGAGATACCATTTTACTCCAAATAACCTGAACTTAGAGCAAGAACGCGTAAATGATGGTGATAATAATCATGTTTTAGGAGGACGCTTTAATTCGTTCCTAAATTACGGAGTGGTTAAAGGAGAGCAGTGGCAATGTCAAAAAGGTCAAGATAAGATGACAGGCTATGAAAATGGTGGTGATCCTTTTGTCAAACTAAGCCCAATATGGCAGTTATTATTGTATTATGATATTGCTGAAGGAACTTCATGGCGTAAACAGGGCTGGTACGCAGATGTTGCTGAAATTGTTCGGAATTCCAATGAATCAAATTTGAGCAACGGTCAATTACAGCTTAATTTTATGAAAAATGTCTGTGATATTGTACAAGAAGATTTGACTGACTTCTTTGTGAAAGTTGGAATGTTGAAGCCTATTGATAAGCTTATAGAAGATTATACAAAGGCACAGCTTACAATAACGCAAGCAGATTGTGATCAATTGATTCAATATGCTAAAAAGTATAATAAACCTAAGAGTCCAGTGGTATATTATCTTACTGCTAATAGTTTGGATGCATATCAAAAGCAATTGTCTGTTATTGGGAACTTTAACCAAGGAGTGACTATGCAGATGGATAAAGGTTATGGTTATATTGATCATAATGTTTGGAAAAATGTTGCTGTATTTGAAACATATAAAGGCGATGAGTTGGTGAAAGTAGCAATGGTTGGCACTGATTCACCTGATAAAAGTAGCACATTAGTACGGTACCCTCAAGATGCAACTCGTATAGAAGCCGTGGCTTGGAACGGCGATAGAACACTAGTATATGGAAATAGATAA